GAGGCATAAAACTGGTGGTAGAAAATGCCCCCGCCCATGCCTTTGTTAATGGCAGAATGATTAACGGCATTCAAGACCACTTATTTTCAGTATTGCGCGACATCGTCTACACCCACCATAAAATCACCAGCGGTGGCCGCTTCGACTTTAGCAGTGGCGACGGTATTACCGATGCGGTGTTTCGTATCTTGCGCAATGCCGGGGTGGTAAAACCCAACCGTGCCCCTAATTTAATGGTGTGCTGGGGCGGCCATGCCATACAGCGCAATGAGTACGACTACACCAAAGATGTGGGCTACCAATTAGGTTTGCGTGGCTTTGATATAGCCACCGGTTGCGGCGTAGGCGCCATGAAAGGCCCTATGAAAGGTGCTGTTATAGGCCACGGCAAACAACAAATCCGCAATGGCCGTTACTTGGGGATTACCGAACCGGGTATTATTGCTTCGGAATCACCCAACCCTACGGTCAATGAATTAGTGGTACTTCCGGATATAGAAAAACGTCTCGAAGCTTTTGTGCGCCTCTCCCACGGCATTATTGTGTTCCCCGGTGGCGCGGGCACCGCTGAAGAAGTGCTGTTTTTATTGGGCTTACTGATGCACCCGGATAATCGTGATATCCCTATGCCGTTAATCTTTACTGCGCCGGAAGAAAGTGCCGACTATTTTAAACTGTTAGATGCCTTTATCGCCGACACCCTAGGTGAGCAAGCTCAAAGCTTTTATCAAATTATTATTGGCGACCCCGAAAAAGTGGCGATACAGTGCTCCCAAGGTATAGAAAAAGTACATAAACATCGCCGCCTAACCAATGAGTCCTATGCCTATAACTGGCTGCTAACCATCCCCCATGAAATGCAACAGCCCTTCGACCCCAGCCACGACAATATGCGTAATTTAAAACTAGACCGCGAGCAACCCCCGCACTTATTAGCCGCCGAATTAAGACGCGCCTTTTCTGGCATAGTGGCAGGTAACGTTAAAGCCTGTGGCATAGAGCGGGTAAAAGCCCACGGCCCTTTCCAGCTACAAGGCGACAAAAGCCTAATCCACGCGTTAAACGATTTACTCAGTAATTTTGTTAAACAAGGCAGGATGAAAATTAACGGAGAGTATAAGCCTTGTTATAAGTTGTAGGCCAGTCGCTAGTTTATAGTCTCTAGTCTCTAGGTTTTAAAACTAGAGACTGTGATCTCAGTACTAGCGACTGTTACTCTTTATATTCCCCAAACATGCCCGATAGTGCTGCTTTCTCTTCCAGGCTTACCGAAAATTCTGGCTTGCGCTCTAGCACTTCGTGAACCACTTGGTTGCGGCCCTGATCTTTGGCTTGATACAGGCAGCGGTCAGCGCGCTCTACCAATTGCTGGGCGCTGATGCTGCCTTGTTGAGTCTCGTATAGCGCCACCCCCAAGCTGGCGGTGAGGCCTATATCTTGCCCTGCTACCATCACTGGCGTGAGCGCTATGGTTGCTCTAATACGCTCAGCTACCTGTAAGGCGGTGACTATATCAATGGAAGGCAAAATCACGGCAAACTCTTCGCCGCCATATCGGCAAGAAGTGTCTAACTGCCTAGTCGTTTTGGATAAAATCTGAGCCGTGCTCACCAAGGCCTGGTTGCCCACCTCATGGCCCCAGCTATCGTTCACTTTTTTAAAGTGGTCCAAGTCCACCATAATCAAGGCCGTGGCTTGTTGGCTGCGGCGCGTGCGCTCCATTTCCTGCTCCAGCACCGCGGTGAAATGGCGAAAGTTATACAGCCCAGTTAAGCTGTCGGTGCGCACCTGCTGCTGTAAACCCGCAACTTCATGGCGCAGCGTAATCACCTCTTCGATAATAGGACAACTAGGCTCATTGACTGGGCATTGCGGGCTAGGCTGATTGGTCACAAAGTGATCCTAGGGGGAAAGTTATCATTAGCACACAATATAAATTTAACATGGGTGGATATCCAGTCTAATAGAATTATTTTTATACCCAGACAGTGCGGGTATTCACACCATGAAAATGCTAACTATAGAAGATATCCGCTAGCTACAGTTTGGGATACCCGCCCTAGTTAGGACAACGGCTAAGCTCTAGCGAGTAGCCTTACAGCTAGTCGGCTGTTATTGACTTCGCCCTAGTGATAATAGCGGTAGCAACACCCAGCCTGGACGATTTTGAAGCTAAGCCCCGAATCGCCTTCTAAACTAGTAATCAGTATCCGCCATAGGCATGGCGCGACCGTTGGACAGACGCAACAGGCCGCGTATCAACCTGTACATCACCCACAGCCCCACCACCCAAAACATAATGATGCCCAAAGGTATGCCTATTAAGGTAAACAATAGGGCAAAAGCGATAGCAAACCACAGTAGCGCATACCAAAAAGTGCGTATTTGCCAGCTAAAATGTGAAGCCAAATAACTATCCTGCACCTCATCCTGCTTGGCATAGTTTAATATCACCGCAATCAGTGAAGGCCAACCGGTTAAAAAGGCGGTAACGATAAAAGCGGGCGTCATTAAGCCGCTAATGGCGCTAAACAAATGCAGGCAATAAATAACATAGGTGAAAGTCACTAGGTTGCCCTTGGGCGGTACATTATTCATTACAGAACTCCGGCAGGTTGATTCAAAAGCTAGGGATTGATAGCTAACAGCTCTACTTCAAAAATCAGCGTAGAACCCGGTGGAATTTGACCCGCACCGCGGTTGCCGTAGGCCAAGTCACTGGGGATAAAAAAACGTTTCTTTTCACCTACCACCATGGTTTTTAAACCTTCGGTCCAGCCTTTAATCACCTGGTTTAAACCAAACTCTATAGCTTGACCACGCTCTACCGAGCTATCAAACACTACGCCGTTAATCATAGTGCCGTGGTAATGCACTTTCACCCTATCGCTGGCGGCAGGATGCACTGTGCCGCTACCCGCTTGTAATAGCACGTACTGCAAACCCGAATCCGTAGTCACTACCTCCTCGGCCTGGCCATTAGTACTTAAGAAATCTTTGCCTAATTGTAGGTTTTGCTCTGTAGCCTGGCTGTTGCCAGCAAAAAATTTATAGAGCAAAAACACCAACACGACAACAGCAATAATCACAATAACTTTAAACACGGCTCTTCCCATCAATTAATAAAGGCGATCAATAATTTAGCGCGAACTGTAACGGCTTATGCGCTGTAATGCCACAGCCCATAGGCCAATACCGCCACTGCCACTATTGCCACCCCCCCCCACAGCCAAGTTTTGCTTGCGCTGGTTTGGCTTTGCGCCTCTATCTGCTGCTGACGCTGATCAATTTCGCTGAGGTCTAACGATTGGCTGGGGGTTTTGCGCTCGCGCTGCACGCGCTCTATGTCGGCTTGGGTAATAGCTGAGCGCACCATGGTCACATCCATAGCCACGTCTGTTTTAGCCGCCACGGGTGAATGCACCACAAAATCCAAAAAGGCGAAGCTCACAGTTTCGCCGCCGGTTAAAGTATATTCACTAACCCGTTCGCCATTAACAAAGCAGCCATTGGATGAGCCCAAATCTTTTAAATGCAGGGTGTCACCCAACACCGTTAACTCAGCATGCTTACGGGATAGGTGTTTAAAAGGAATAAATAAATTCACTGCTTTAGAGCGACCCAAAATGCTTTTATCGGTAATCAAAAAAGGCCGATCTTTTAATTTTGGATGTTCAGCAACCAACGTCCATACCGTGGGTTTTTTTACCGCGGCTTTGGGGCTGCTAGAAGCTGCGGCGCTAGCGCTGTGTTTTTTCGGGTCTATAACGAGCAAACGCTCGCCGCCTATGCGTATTTCATCCCCTTCCTGTAAGGTTTGGGCCTCGCTCAACTGCTGATTGTTCACATAGCAAACACAACCGGGTTGCGGCGTTAAGGTAATACTGTCATTACTCATGCTGATGTGCGCATGCAGCGCTTGAATGCCCAAGCCCGGTAAGGGCACATTGCAGCGGCTGTCGCTGCCTACGCTAAGCTGCTCACCAACTAACCAATAGCTACGCGAGGGTTTATCTTTAAGTTGTAGCTTTAACATAGTGGGCGTTGATCTCTTATCGTTGTTATAGAATGCCGGCTCCAGCATTTAAAATATAGCTTAAAAACCGTATAAGCTATTCATTTAAAAGATCTTTTCTTAAAAGTGAGACCTATGCACCTTTGAAATATAGTGCCAAACGCCACCAAGGTCTACAATGATGTATCAACCCGTACCGCTTTTAGCAGCCACCGACGACCTATAAAAAGAACAGCACATGCCGGTAACTATGCCCTACAGATCAGACTACTGCTCAGACCATTGTCATCCCTGTTCATTCAACAGCTCATTGCAAAGGAGCAGTTGAATGGCAATACCTGGTTACAGGATATTACGTAAAATACGCCAGGGAGGCATGTCTACCGTTTATTTAGCGGTACAAAAAAGTGTTGATAGAGAAGTGGCCATCAAGGTGATGTCGCCCAGCTTAAACAACGACCCCAGTTTTGGCAGCCGCTTTTATCGCGAAGCCAAAATAGTGGGCAAGCTCTCACACCCCAATATTATTTCTATTTACGATGTGGGTAGCTACAAACACTATAACTACATCGCCATGGATTACCTGCCCGGCCTGCCCTTGCAGGATACCCTGAAAAGCAAAGGGGTAAGCCCACAGCAGGCTGTCACCATAGTACGTGAAATGGCCGCTGCCCTACATTACGCCCACCAGCAGGGCTTTATACACCGCGATATTAAACCCGATAATATTTTATTTCGTGACGATGGCTCATCGGTGTTGTGCGATTTCGGCATAGCCAAATCCACTAAAACCGATATGAATATGACCAACATAGGCTCGGTGTTAGGCACCCCGCACTATATGAGCCCCGAACAAGCCCAGGGCAAAACCATAGACGGCCGCGCCGATTTATACAGCTTAGGGGTCGTGTTTTTTGAAATGCTTACCGGCCAGCCGCCTTTTAGCAGTGACGACCCCATAGCGGTTGCGGTTAAACATATGACCAGCCCGGTACCGAAACTGCCGGGGGCCTTAAAAATATTCCAACCTATTATTAATCGTATGTTGGCTAAAAAACCGGCGGCGCGTTACCAAACCGGTAAAGAGATTATTGACGCACTGGATGCCCTACAACCCAAGCTCAACCGTACCCACTATACCCAGCATACCCAGCACTCAACCCTGCAAGTATACAATTTAGTACAGGCGCTATTTTCTGCGCTCACCACGGCGGTTAGCCTCAGCCTGCAACGCCTGCTCATGAGCCGCAAACAATTTAGCCCCTCAACAGTGCAACTCGATCAACAAGAGCTGGAACAAATTGATGATTTTATTTTAAAAAATAAAGAGTCAGAAATTCGCAGCCGTATTATTACCAAACCTATTAGCAACAAAAACCGCGCCTGGTTTTACATACCCGCCTTTTTAGCCATAACCATTATGGGGGGTTTTATTTATTTAAACGATTATCAGCCCGAAACCTTACATGACTATGCCCAACGCTTGGACAACTTACAGCAAACCCTACAAGAGCAACCCCTCACCCTGCCTCAACCGCCCACAGCAGAACCAGCACCACTAGCGGCAGCAGAAGCCATAGTGCGCGACAAAGCACCCAGCCAATATATCACCGCCAAAAAATATCCACTGACTATAAAAACCGAGCCGCAACATGCGCGGGTAAAAATAACCAATATCAAACCGACCTATCAAAACGGCATAAAACTAGAGCAAGGCAAATATCATATAGAGGTCAGCGCCCCTGATTATCACAGCCAAGACTTCTGGATTAGTCTTAGCAATCAAGGCCTCACCGAAAGCGTACGTCTTAAACCCACCCGCCGACTCTTAGCCGCAGGCAGCATTATTAAAGACACTTTATCGGATGGCAGCGCGGCCCCTACCATGGTGGTGATACCCAAAGGGCAACTCACAATAGATGGACAGCAACCCTATACACTGACATTAGACCAGGCTATCGCCATAGCCAGCACTGAAGTGACCTTTAGTGATTACGATAAATTCGCCACCGCCACTGGGCAAAAACTGCCCGATGATTACCAGTGGGGCCGCGGCAGACGCCCGGTGGTAGGGGTAAATCGGCAAGATGCCAAAGACTATGGCCACTGGTTAAGCGAAGAAACCGGCCAACACTACCGCCTGCCCACACAACAGGAATGGGAATACGGCCACCGCGCCAATAGCAGCAGCGCCTACTGGTGGGGTGAAAAAGCCAAAGCCGGCAGCGCCAACTGCCGGCGCGGCTGCGACAGCGAGTGGAGCAAGCTGTTTAGCTCATCCACCGCCCCGGTAGCCAGCTACCCCGCCACCCCCTACGGCCTATACGACACCGCAGGCAATGTCGCCGAATGGTTAGCCGATTGCGCCGAAATGGATAACAACCAAGAGCGCTGCCTACAAGGCCTAACCGCCGGCGGCTCACACGAGAGCAGTTTGAAATATTTACAAAGTCACATGCGTAAAAAAACCGATGCCACTACGCGCAGTGAAGCTATCGGTTTTAGGTTGCTATTAGAACTCTAGAGTCGCTAGTTCGTAGTCTCTAGTCTCTAGTCTCTAGCGACTGTGAACTAGCAACTAGAGACTGCTACAAATTTTCTTTTAAATAGGCCAACGCATCTTCGTGATGAGTTTTAGTTTTAAACTTATCTAACACCGTCAGTAAGCGACCGTCTTTGCCTATCACAAAGCTGGTGCGTATTAAGCCCATAAACTCGCGGCCCATAAATTTCTTCATCCCCCAGCAGCCGTATTTTTCGGCGATGGCGTGATCTTCGTCAGACAGCAAGGTGAAGTTTAGCGCCTTCTTTTCAATAAAGTTTTGCAGCTTGCCGACAGGATCTGGGCTCACGCCTAAAACCACGGTATCTAAATCCTCAAACTCTTTTTTATAGTCCCGTATAGCACAGGCTTGGGTAATACAGCCTGGAGTCATGGCCCTGGGGTAAAAATACAACAAGACATTTTTTTTGCCTTTAAAGTCTTTCAAGCTGACCTTGTCGCCATCTTGATTCAGTAGGCTAAATGCGGGAGCCATATTGCCGATTTTAGGGTGTGTCATTTTATCTCCTTTGAGCACTGCAAAAATTAATGAAGGCAGCGGATTAAACATTATTAATAACCATAATTATTGATCATAACTACTGACCATCATCGTCTAGCAGCTCTAGTGCGTCTAGCTCTTCATCGGCCTGATTTAGCATGACTTCGTCTGGCATTTTCTTTTTCACTTTCGCCCCCAGCTTTTCCAGCTTAGCGGTGCTACCCACTAAATTACCCCGGCCGGTACTGAGTTTATTGAGTGCACTGCGCTGTGACTCACTGGCTTTGTCTAAGTGGTAGGCAATTTTATTAATATCCTCAACAAAATTAACAAACTTATCGTGCATGGCTCCGGCTTGGCGGGCTATCTCCTCGGCGTATTTATTTTGTCGCTCATAGCGCCAAATACTTTGCACCGTGCGCAAGGTCGCCAATAAAGTGGTGGGGCCAACGACGATAATGTTTTTTTCGTAAGCTTCACTATACATCGCCTGATCATACTCAAAGGCCGCCATAAAGGCCGCTTCTATGGGTATAAAAATAAACACGAAATCTAGGCTGCGTATGCTTTTTAAATCTTGGTAATTCTTTTGGCTTAAGCCCTGTATATGGTTACGCACCGATTGCACATGGGCTTTTAAGGCCAGCTGGCGCTCGCCCTCATCCTCTAACTTGCAATAGCGTTCGTAGTCTACCAATGACACTTTCGAATCTATAATAATGTCTTTATTCTCAGGCAGACGCACGATAACGTCGGGGGCTCTACGGCTGCCGCTATCATCACTTAAGTTAACCTGCGTGTCATATTCGTGGCCCTTGCGTAAACCCGAATCCTCCAATACCCGCTCTAAAATAACTTCACCCCAATTGCCCTGGGTTTTGTTATCACCTTTTAAAGCCTTGGTAAGATTGAGCGCATCTAAGCTCATCTTTTGGTTCAGCTCTTTCAGTTGCCCCAACTCAGCAGATAAAGAAACACGGTCGCGACTCTCTTTGTCATACACATCTTCGACTTTCTTTTTAAAATCCACCAGCTGTTCGCGCAGAGGTTTGATGGTGGCATCGAGGTTTTTTTGATTAGCTACATCAAAGCGCTGTGACTTTTCTTCAAAAATACGGTTGGCTAAGCTTTCAAACTCGATACTGAGTTGCTGTTTGGCATCCAATAACAGCTGCAGCTCTTTGTTGTGGCTGAGGGCTTTCTGCTCTAACTCTGTTTTTAAGGATGAAAGCTCAGCTTGCTTAGTGGATAGTTGCTGTTGTGCCTGTTGCCGCTCTTGTTGCTGTTGTTGCAGCTGGCTATAAAGGGCGCCGTGATCTTTTTCTATGGCTTCATGTTGCGCCTGTAGCCGTGTCAGCTGGTCTTTTAACAGGGCGCTTTCGGCATTAAGGCGGCTCTCTATAGCCACCTGCTGTTCAAACTGGCTATAACGCAGCCGCGCCTTGGTGATTAAATAGCTGGCCACCGCACCTATCAATAAGCCCAAGCCCAGTGCGGCCAGCAACTGAAAGTCCATCCAACGCTCCCTATCTATTGTTATTGCTAAATAGCTATTGTATGTCGGCTATAGCTGCTAACCAACCGTTAAATTAACGGATTTAAGCTTGCGATTCCGCGTCAGGGTTGATAATTTTACTAGCCTGTTTAGCAAGATCCCTATTGATCAATAAGTACTCTCATGTTTGAAACCGACAACTCTACATTAGATAAAACACTGGCTGAGCAATTGCGCAGCTTCTGCCTGCAGGGCTACGAGCTATACGATCAAGCGGATTATAAATTGGCGGTACGGCATTTTTATAAGGCTTGGGCTTTATTACCCAAACCCCAGACCCAATGGCTTGAGGCCGGCTGGGTATTAACCGCCTTAGGTGACAGCTACTTTAAGCTGGGCAACTACCACAGCGGCATAGAAGCGCTTAAATCGGCCTTGCACTGCCCTGACACCGACAACAACCCCTTTATCCATATGCGCCTAGGCCAGTGCTACTATAAAAACCACCAACGGGGCATGGCCGCGATTTCTTTACAAACCGCCTTTAAGATAGGTGGTGAAAAGCTCTTTTATAAAGAAGATGCTTGCTATAGCGACTTACTAAAACCCGTCACCTCGACTAAACTAAGCCCATAACGACTTATCCATCACAACGCTCGGAGCCAACATGTTTCTAGAAGTAAAAAAGAACCCTCAGGTATACCTACAAAACAAAGATATGGACCAAGTCAACCTGGCCCCTGTCACCAGCAACTTTCGCATTAACCTAGCACTTATTGCTGAGGTATCTAACTACTCGCTAAAAGAGCCCAAGCAAAAACGCACCTTAACCGGCTACGATTTTGAGCTGCCTATTAATACACGGGTTATCCACTTAGAAATGAGCTACACCCACTCCACCCACAAAATCATGGTAGATGCCGACCATCAGCACACAGTGAACGAGCGCTACTCCTATAAGCTGGTATTTTTGCCCGAAGCCGAAGATGAGTATTTGCGTATACGCAGCATTATCGATAGCCAAACCCTCGCCTAGCCCCTGCTGCTACTTTAACCATGATAAAGCCCTTACCTCGGTAAGGGCTTTTTTATTGCCGGTAAAATCGCCTCCTGTACTTGAGAGTACTAACCCGAGAGCTGAGCCGGATGCAACTGCGATAGGCAGGTAATGGCACAAGGTTATTGCGCAATATAAAAGATGAGCGCTGAGGGAGCGAATGAGACCGGCTGCCTTCCCCGCAGGGGTGCAGGGCTCAAGCGGGAACGAAGGCAGCCCGGAGGGCCGCCATCATGGAGCAATAGCCTTGGGCCATTACCGAGTTAAAAAACCTAAGCCAGATCAACAGATAAGCATTCTTTTTACGTTTTTTACTACCAGGAACAATTTGGGCCAACACAATAGTTTACTGGAACCGAGGGCTGAGCCGGATGCCGCCGCTACATGGACTGGCCCCTCCCCCTTTTCCCTAAAAAGACACCCGCGTCCGCTACTGAGCCTTAAAGCGCTGCGCTGTCTCATCCGCTACCACGGCCAGCCCCTTTATATTCCGCGACAACACCCGGCTCAACCCTCTAGCATCGCGCGTTTTTTAATATCACCGATAAAGAATATGCACCATGATGCCACTGCGATAGACAGGTAATGGCACAAGGTTATTGCGCAATATCAAAGATGAGCGCTGAGGGAGCGAATGAGACCGGCTGCTTTCCCCGTAGGGGAGCCGGGCTCAGGCGGGAGTGAAGGCAGCCCGGAGGGCCGCCATCATGGAGCAATGACCTTGGGCCATTACCGTGGTTAAGAAACCTCTAACCAGATAAGAAAGGAAGATAAACGCAGGATTTTTTATAGCCGCCGTATGACTAAGGCTTAGGGATTAACCGCTCTATACTAGATGAGCGCACGGGGAAAACGCCGCTCTGCCGATCGATAAAATATTCTTTTAATAACTCGGTAATCACCGGAAAGGCCAGTTCAGTCCAAGGAATATCAGCCTCACTAAACAGGTCTACATCGGTACTCTCGGCCCCGGCCTGATAACGCCCCTGCGCCACATCGCCACGATAAAAAACATACACCTGATTAATATGGGGTAAATCGAACAAGCGATAAAACACCGGGTTAATAACTGTGGCACCCGCTTCTTCCTCGCTTTCGCGCAAGGCACCTTCTAGGCTGGTTTCGTGATTCTCCATAAAGCCCGCAGGCAAGGTCCAAAAGCCTTTGCGCGGCTCTATAGCACGGCGGCACAGTAACACGTTGCCTTCATAGAGCGGCAAGGTACCCACTATCACTTTCGGGTTTTGATAATGTATGTGCTCGCAGGACGAACACACATAGCGGCGGCGATTGTCACCCGCGGGAATCAGTTGCTCTACCGACTCACCACAGAGGCTACAAAATTTCATAAAGCATCCAACAGATTACACACTAATAGCGGTGATTAACAAAATGAGACTATAACGACGAAGCACTTAACAGCCCATAAACTAACGAATGATTTAACGAATAGTGCCGTATTTGCCGGCATGAAAAACTAGCGGCTCTTCGTTGCGACGGTAATCCATCTCCAACACTTCACCGACCAAAATAATATGATCACCACCGGGGTATCGGGCCCAGATTTTACATTCCAGACTACTAACAGCGCCGCGCAATATGGGCGAACCCGTTTTACCTATACGATAGTGCTCGTCTAACAGGGTGTGTTGGTCGCGCTTAGCGTAATAGTTGGATAAATCGCGCTGCGAGTCCGACAAAACATTAATCGTGTAATGATCGGCTTTTTCAAAAGCGGCGTAGCAGTCCGAGCTGTTTTGCAAACTCCACAACACTAACGAAGGCTCCAGAGATAGTGCAGCAAATGAATTAACCGTCATGCCAAAAGGCTCAAAACCTTCGGGATGGGCCGTTACTACACATACGCCAGTCGCAAAACTACCCAATGCATCGCGAAACTCACGTAGATCTAAACTCATAAACATTCCTTTTGTGCCACGCAATAGCGTGGCGATAACTGACTTTAATAGTCGGTTATTATAGCGGTAAACCCCAGCTGAATGCGAAAAGAAAATAAGCCATAGCGGTTAAGCGTTATCGGTATTTAACAGCATTTCACCGTGATAACAGCTAGATAAGTAGCTAAACGGCGATGTTACTGCCAGCGTTTAGCGGCCTCGCCGTCGCTTTCACGGGCGTCTAGCCATTGTGCGCCCTGTTCGGTTTGTTCTTTTTTCCAAAACGGCGCCTGGGTTTTGAGGTAATCCATAATAAATTCGCAGGCCTGAAAGGCTTCACCACGGTGCTGACTGCTTACCGCCACTAGCACGATCTGCTCACCGGGCTGTAATAAGCCCACTCGGTGTATAACGGTAGCTGCCAATAGCTGCCAGCGCTGAGCGGCTTGCAGGGTAATGTCTTGGATAGATTTTTCAGTCATGCCGGGATAGTGCTCCAGCTCCATGTTGGCAATGCTCTGGCCATTATGAATATCGCGCACCGTGCCGACAAAATTGACTACCGCACCGGTTTGCAGGCTTTGCTGGCGCAATAAATTAAGTTCAGTGCTTACATCAAAGTCAGCGGTTTGCACTCGCACTTCACACTGCATGCTAACCCCCTGTTACCGGTGGAAAAAACGCTACTTCATCACCATCAGTGACTACGCAATCATCATCCGCTACGGTCTGGTTTACCGCCTGCACGCTATTGGGCGCGGTGAGCACCGCCTGCCAGCTGTCACCATTTTCCGTGATTAGCCACTGCTTAAACGCAGCCAGGCTCATGTTATGAGGTAGGGTAACCGCAACGTCTGATACCCCCAACGCTTCTCTATAAGAGGCAAAAAATAATACTTTAACCATGTTCACGCTCTACTACTGAATCGGCCTGCCAGTGGCCCGATTTACCGCCCCGTTTTTCTAATACCCGTATATCGCCTATGACCATGTCTTTATCCACGGCCTTACACATATCATAAATAGTGAGCGCCGCTACCGACGCCGCGGTTAAGGCTTCCATCTCTACCCCGGTTTGGCCCGCTAATTTACAGCGGCTTTGAATAATCACCCGGCTATTCGCTTCATCAGCCTGTAAGTCGACCTTGATAGAGGTAAGCATTAGGGGATGGCATAGGGGGATTAAATTGGCGCATTGCTTGGCCGCCTGTACCCCGGCAATTTTTGCCACAGTGAAGACATCACCCTTTTTATGGCCGCCCTCCATAATCAGCTTCAAGGTAGCTGGCTGCATGGTAACGGTTGCTTCCGCAACCGCTACGCGCTCGGTCATGGATTTTGCTGTCACATCCACCATTTCCGCTTGGCCGGCATCATTGAGATGGGTAAGTTTAGTCATAGTTAGCCACTACTGTTGTATGTTCATTATGTCTGCAGTTTACCAGCAATACGCTAAGGGTTAAGCCTTACTTTTAAGCCAACCACAAAAGCGATGATGCAAATAACAGCTGCCGCAACAAAAGTCGATTGCGGGCTAATATCCCAAGCCCAACCACTGAGCACCGCGCCCAAGGCGCCGCCAGCACCAAAACTGATGCCGCTATATAGGGCCATGCCCTGGCTTTGGTGGCCACCGATAAAGGAACGCCGCACCATCTCTACGGCAAAGGCATGGAAAGTACCAAAGGAGGCAGCATGTAAGCACTGCGCGACGATCAGCCAGCCACTGCTATCCGCTAAAAAGGCAATTAACAACCAGCGTATGGCCGATAATAAAATACTGCCCAACATAATATGCCTAAGGCTAAAGCGACCTAGTAGCTTGTGCATAACAATAAAAACGAGCACTTCGGCCAACACGCCTAGCGACCACATCATGCCTATAAAGCTGTTGCTGTAATCTTTATTTTGTAAAAACACACTAAAAAACGTGTAGTAAGGGCCGTGCGATAACTGCTGCAAAAAGCAGCAGATTAAAAACGCCAGCACCGCAGGTTGCTTGATAATGCTGAGTAAGGATTGCTTGGGCTCTGCGCTTACGGCTAAGGGCGGCGGCTCAGTTACCAGCAAGCTGCTCAGCCATATAGCAACTAGCAAAGCCAGTAAGATAAACGGTAAGTTGGTTATGCTGAATACATCGAAGTACCAACCCAGGCCCGCTACCGCAGCAATAAACCCCACCGAACCCCACAGCCGTATGCGGCTGTAATGCTCAGGTTTACCCCCTAGGTGATCCAAGGTGACCACCTCATACTGGGCCAGTATTGCATTCCAAAAAAAACTAAAGCCCGCGACCACCAAGGCTAAGCTTAAAAAACTCTGATCGAAAAAAATAAAGGCAAAACACAGGCAGGATAACAAAGCCCCCAGCCTAACACCGTTGATGTGCTTATGATTATGGCGACACAACCAACTCCACA
Above is a window of Dasania marina DSM 21967 DNA encoding:
- a CDS encoding bifunctional serine/threonine-protein kinase/formylglycine-generating enzyme family protein, which translates into the protein MAIPGYRILRKIRQGGMSTVYLAVQKSVDREVAIKVMSPSLNNDPSFGSRFYREAKIVGKLSHPNIISIYDVGSYKHYNYIAMDYLPGLPLQDTLKSKGVSPQQAVTIVREMAAALHYAHQQGFIHRDIKPDNILFRDDGSSVLCDFGIAKSTKTDMNMTNIGSVLGTPHYMSPEQAQGKTIDGRADLYSLGVVFFEMLTGQPPFSSDDPIAVAVKHMTSPVPKLPGALKIFQPIINRMLAKKPAARYQTGKEIIDALDALQPKLNRTHYTQHTQHSTLQVYNLVQALFSALTTAVSLSLQRLLMSRKQFSPSTVQLDQQELEQIDDFILKNKESEIRSRIITKPISNKNRAWFYIPAFLAITIMGGFIYLNDYQPETLHDYAQRLDNLQQTLQEQPLTLPQPPTAEPAPLAAAEAIVRDKAPSQYITAKKYPLTIKTEPQHARVKITNIKPTYQNGIKLEQGKYHIEVSAPDYHSQDFWISLSNQGLTESVRLKPTRRLLAAGSIIKDTLSDGSAAPTMVVIPKGQLTIDGQQPYTLTLDQAIAIASTEVTFSDYDKFATATGQKLPDDYQWGRGRRPVVGVNRQDAKDYGHWLSEETGQHYRLPTQQEWEYGHRANSSSAYWWGEKAKAGSANCRRGCDSEWSKLFSSSTAPVASYPATPYGLYDTAGNVAEWLADCAEMDNNQERCLQGLTAGGSHESSLKYLQSHMRKKTDATTRSEAIGFRLLLEL
- the bcp gene encoding thioredoxin-dependent thiol peroxidase, which produces MTHPKIGNMAPAFSLLNQDGDKVSLKDFKGKKNVLLYFYPRAMTPGCITQACAIRDYKKEFEDLDTVVLGVSPDPVGKLQNFIEKKALNFTLLSDEDHAIAEKYGCWGMKKFMGREFMGLIRTSFVIGKDGRLLTVLDKFKTKTHHEDALAYLKENL
- a CDS encoding DNA recombination protein RmuC, producing MDFQLLAALGLGLLIGAVASYLITKARLRYSQFEQQVAIESRLNAESALLKDQLTRLQAQHEAIEKDHGALYSQLQQQQQERQQAQQQLSTKQAELSSLKTELEQKALSHNKELQLLLDAKQQLSIEFESLANRIFEEKSQRFDVANQKNLDATIKPLREQLVDFKKKVEDVYDKESRDRVSLSAELGQLKELNQKMSLDALNLTKALKGDNKTQGNWGEVILERVLEDSGLRKGHEYDTQVNLSDDSGSRRAPDVIVRLPENKDIIIDSKVSLVDYERYCKLEDEGERQLALKAHVQSVRNHIQGLSQKNYQDLKSIRSLDFVFIFIPIEAAFMAAFEYDQAMYSEAYEKNIIVVGPTTLLATLRTVQSIWRYERQNKYAEEIARQAGAMHDKFVNFVEDINKIAYHLDKASESQRSALNKLSTGRGNLVGSTAKLEKLGAKVKKKMPDEVMLNQADEELDALELLDDDGQ
- a CDS encoding tetratricopeptide repeat protein — encoded protein: MFETDNSTLDKTLAEQLRSFCLQGYELYDQADYKLAVRHFYKAWALLPKPQTQWLEAGWVLTALGDSYFKLGNYHSGIEALKSALHCPDTDNNPFIHMRLGQCYYKNHQRGMAAISLQTAFKIGGEKLFYKEDACYSDLLKPVTSTKLSP
- a CDS encoding NUDIX hydrolase, yielding MKFCSLCGESVEQLIPAGDNRRRYVCSSCEHIHYQNPKVIVGTLPLYEGNVLLCRRAIEPRKGFWTLPAGFMENHETSLEGALRESEEEAGATVINPVFYRLFDLPHINQVYVFYRGDVAQGRYQAGAESTDVDLFSEADIPWTELAFPVITELLKEYFIDRQSGVFPVRSSSIERLIPKP
- a CDS encoding flavin reductase family protein, coding for MSLDLREFRDALGSFATGVCVVTAHPEGFEPFGMTVNSFAALSLEPSLVLWSLQNSSDCYAAFEKADHYTINVLSDSQRDLSNYYAKRDQHTLLDEHYRIGKTGSPILRGAVSSLECKIWARYPGGDHIILVGEVLEMDYRRNEEPLVFHAGKYGTIR